From one Solea solea chromosome 15, fSolSol10.1, whole genome shotgun sequence genomic stretch:
- the LOC131473648 gene encoding barrier-to-autointegration factor-like, with protein MSTTSQKHRDFVGEPMGDKSVTSLSGIGGILGKKLEEQGFDKAYVVLGQFLLLKKDTEMFTDWLKDVSGANSRQAGSCAQCLKEWCDAFL; from the exons ATGTCGACCACGTCTCAGAAACATCGCGACTTTGTCGGTGAGCCGATGGGCGACAAGTCGGTGACGTCGCTGTCGGGAATCGGAGGGATTCTGGGAAAAAAGCTGGAGGAGCAGGGTTTTGATAAG GCGTACGTGGTGCTGGGTCAGTTCCTGCTGCtgaagaaagacacagagatgtTCACTGATTGGCTCAAAGACGTGAGCGGAGCAAACAGTCGTCAGGCAGGATCCTGCGCTCAGTGCCTGAAGGAGTGGTGCGATGCTTTCCTTTGA
- the entpd6 gene encoding ectonucleoside triphosphate diphosphohydrolase 6 — protein sequence MKKPKLAVVFLVVSCVLVYLMYLNRHYALSKLAISRLRPHVSDAGWSFQYGVMFDAGSTGTRIHIFKFQVDDRETPKLSHETFRAIKPGLSAYADDPEKCTSGIEELLEVARSSVPPSVWNVTPVVLKATAGLRLLPGDKAKQLLDKVRELFHQSPFVSRDDGVSIMDGTDEGISAWITINFLTGGLHSAHSPTVGMLDLGGGSTQITFSPQDEKTIQTSPIDYIRSFQMFNRTHTVYTHSYLGLGLMSARFAILGGVDGSPLGGSTELVSPCLAPEYSGSWEHADVVYTVKGQKEGEQVYEACLNKVEKVVYKKVMKASEAADMDFYAFSYYYDRAVDLHMIDEKKGGVIKVMDFIDAAKSVCSAESISPQQDPFLCLDLVYITVLLQELGFPPHKQLKLARTINSVETSWALGATFHYIDSLKRN from the exons ATGAAGAAACCAAAGTTGGCTGTGGTCTTCCTCGTAGTGAGTTGTGTCCTTGTCTACCTCATGTACTTGAATCGTCACTACGCCCTGTCAAAGCTGGCCATCTCCCGTCTACGTCCTCACGTCTCTGATGCTGGGTGGAGCTTCCAGTATGGCGTCATGTTTGACGCCGGGAGCACTGGGACAAGAATCCACATCTTCAAGTTCCAGGTTGATGACAGAG AAACTCCCAAACTGTCTCATGAGACATTCAGGGCCATCAAACCTGGACTGTCTGCATATGCTGATGATCCAGAGAAG TGCACGTCGGGGATTGAGGAGCTGCTGGAAGTGGCCAGGTCCAGCGTCCCACCCTCTGTTTGGAATGTGACCCCGGTGGTCCTGAAGGCCACGGCCGGGCTCCGCCTCCTGCCCGGAGACAAGGCCAAGCAGCTGCTGGACAAG GTGAGGGAGCTTTTTCACCAGTCTCCGTTTGTATCCAGAGACGACGGCGTGTCCATCATGGACGGCACTGACGAAG ggatTTCTGCGTGGATCACCATCAACTTCCTCACAG gtggtcTTCACAGTGCTCACTCGCCCACAGTGGGGATGTTGGATTTGGGCGGTGGCTCAACTCAGATCACCTTCAGCCCTCAGGATGAG AAAACCATCCAGACCTCGCCGATCGACTACATCAGGTCCTTCCAGATGTTCAACAGAACACACACCGTCTacactcacag TTatctgggtctgggtctgaTGTCAGCTCGATTCGCCATCTTAGGAGGTGTCGACGGTTCACCAC tagGGGGCAGCACTGAGCTGGTCAGCCCCTGCCTGGCTCCAGAGTACTCGGGCAGTTGGGAACACGCTGACGTCGTCTACACTGTGAAAGGACAAAAGGAAG gggAGCAGGTTTACGAGGCGTGCCTCAACAAAGTGGAGAAGGTCGTTTACAAGAAGGTGATGAAGGCGTCAGAGGCTGCGGACATGGACTTCTACGCTTTCTCCTACTACTACGACCGCGCTGTGGACCTGCACATGATCG atgaaaaaaaaggaggagtcATCAAAGTGATGGATTTCATCGATGCAGCTAAATCAG TGTGCAGCGCTGAGTCCATCAGTCCACAACAGGACCCGTTCTTGTGTCTGGACCTGGTCTACATCACAGTCCTGCTGCAGGAGCTCGGGTTCCCTCCACACAAACAACTGAAG TTGGCCAGGACCATTAACAGTGTAGAGACCAGTTGGGCTCTCGGGGCCACGTTTCACTACATCGACTCACTGAAGAGaaactga